The following proteins are encoded in a genomic region of Cryptomeria japonica chromosome 11, Sugi_1.0, whole genome shotgun sequence:
- the LOC131072103 gene encoding probable methyltransferase PMT18 yields the protein MVKDSNGSPKPQLVAESKKKRITWITGVTVLCFVFYLLGAWQNTTIPSTDLANAKLSLCNSASPHVSSSSPSSLSSSSVSLDFEAHHASGNNESHTEKTQTFEPCDMKYSEYTPCQDPLRSQKYDRDRLIYRERHCPAKSEVLKCLVPAPSGYKNPFSWPRSRDYAWFANVPHRELTIEKAVQNWIQVEGDKFRFPGGGTMFARGADAYIDDINKLIPLTDGSIRTAIDTGCGVASWGAYLLKRNILTMSFAPRDTHEAQVQFALERGVPAMIGVMASERIPYPSRSFDMAHCSRCLIPWKDYDGIYLLEVDRVLRPGGYWILSGPPINWQKYHKGWERTPEDLKAEQDAIEDIAKRLCWKKIVQKGDLAIWQKRTNHIKCVKSRRVIKTPHMCKDDNPDAAWYKKMETCITPLPEVSDVNDIAGGGLEKWPKRLTAVPPRISSGSLPGITAEKFNEDTKLWNERVSYYKRLNGRLAQGGYRNIMDMNADLGGFAAALADDSSWVMNVVPSDAKQNTLGVIYERGLIGTYHNWCEAFSTYPRTYDMIHSSGVFSMYQDRCDITDILLEMDRILRPEGTVIFRDAVDVLVKVKTLTDGMRWQSQIMDHETGPFNQEKILIAVKDYWTVKSEGSS from the exons ATGGTGAAGGATTCCAATGGATCTCCAAAGCCTCAGCTTGTGGCTGAATCCAAGAAGAAAAGAATAACTTGGATCACTGGAGTCACGGTACTCTGTTTTGTGTTCTACCTGTTGGGTGCCTGGCAGAACACAACAATCCCATCAACAGACCTAGCCAACGCCAAATTGAGTCTCTGCAATTCTGCTTCTCCACATGTCTCGTCATCGTCACCAtcatcattatcttcttcttctgTTTCTCTGGACTTTGAAGCTCACCATGCATCGGGGAACAATGAGAGTCATACTGAGAAAACTCAAACATTTGAGCCGTGTGACATGAAGTATAGCGAGTACACGCCCTGCCAAGATCCATTGAGATCTCAGAAGTATGATAGGGATAGACTTATATATAGAGAACGGCACTGCCCAGCCAAGAGTGAGGTCCTGAAGTGCCTGGTTCCTGCTCCTTCTGGGTATAAGAATCCCTTTTCATGGCCCAGGAGCAGAGATTACGCTTGGTTTGCCAATGTGCCTCACAGAGAACTTACAATAGAGAAGGCTGTACAGAACTGGATCCAGGTTGAGGGTGACAAATTCCGGTTTCCAGGTGGTGGAACCATGTTTGCTCGTGGTGCGGATGCTTATATTGATGACATCAATAAGTTGATTCCTTTGACAGATGGGTCTATCAGGACTGCTATTGACACTGGATGTGGA GTTGCTAGTTGGGGTGCCTACCTGCTAAAGAGGAACATTTTAACAATGTCCTTTGCACCGAGGGATACACATGAAGCACAAGTGCAGTTTGCTCTGGAACGTGGTGTTCCAGCTATGATTGGGGTCATGGCTTCTGAGAGGATACCATATCCATCAAGATCATTTGATATGGCTCACTGTTCCCGTTGCCTTATTCCATGGAAAGACTACG ATGGCATCTATTTATTGGAAGTGGACAGGGTATTGAGGCCTGGTGGCTATTGGATTTTATCTGGTCCTCCAATAAATTGGCAAAAATATCACAAGGGTTGGGAAAGAACTCCAGAGGACTTGAAAGCAGAGCAAGATGCAATTGAAGATATTGCAAAACGTCTATGTTGGAAGAAAATTGTTCAAAAGGGTGACCTTGCCATATGGCAGAAGCGCACAAATCATATTAAATGTGTTAAAAGCAGACGCGTTATCAAGACTCCTCATATGTGTAAAGATGACAACCCTGATGCTGCTTG GTATAAGAAGATGGAAACTTGCATAACACCACTTCCAGAGGTCAGTGATGTAAACGACATTGCAGGGGGGGGCTTAGAAAAATGGCCAAAACGTCTAACAGCTGTCCCTCCTAGAATAAGCAGTGGCAGTCTCCCTGGAATTACAGCTGAAAAGTTCAATGAAGATACCAAACTGTGGAATGAGAGAGTTTCATACTACAAAAGGCTTAATGGCCGTCTGGCCCAAGGAGGATACAGAAACATCATGGACATGAACGCTGATTTGGGAGGCTTTGCTGCTGCCTTGGCAGATGATTCCTCATGGGTCATGAATGTGGTGCCATCAGATGCAAAACAAAACACTCTTGGTGTCATCTACGAGCGTGGACTGATTGGTACTTATCACAACTG GTGTGAggcattttcaacatatcccagaACTTATGACATGATTCACAGCAGTGGTGTCTTCAGCATGTACCAAGACAG GTGTGACATAACTGACATTTTACTTGAAATGGATCGGATCTTGCGGCCGGAAGGAACTGTGATCTTTAGAGATGCGGTGGATGTTCTGGTGAAAGTAAAAACCTTAACAGATGGCATGAGATGGCAAAGTCAGATAATGGATCACGAGACTGGTCCCTTCAATCAAGAGAAAATCTTGATTGCTGTTAAGGATTATTGGACAGTGAAATCAGAGGGAAGCTCTTAA